The genomic region ctagaagtgcccggttgattttaaaatcacccacttgaattgaaatgatgggcgcacccggatcttggagcttaggtggaagcGCACctgaaagaatcgaactcacgttttcggttaaatctaatttttttggaaatttgtgagtgcgtttttgggtacacaaatctttcaagtacttagcatatgacggtacttgtttaattgcatccaaaagaggtaaattgatttttacttgtttgaacatttccaacaactcttcttgttgtggacctcttttgtttacaacctttttcgtcggtcccttcaatgcttcgggataaggggcggtattagcctccacacccttttccttagccttaggGACGGGGATAGTCGCAACGGGAGTAACATTattctttttcaaatcatttttattttgacccgtttgaccatcctcaagctcctcatcactagcatcttccaccaccccttcgacaaattggggtggtggtgttttgacaccattatcaacaactcgaccactacgtaaagtaactttattaattggtacctcacgtgtgttcctcgagctcgacccttgatgcttagggtttatggtggtgtcacttggaagcttccccatgcttccctttatttgggccacttcttccgctagttgaCCCACTTGTTTCGCCAATGCTTCGTGTGCTTTGTCTCGGATCTCATTTGCCTTCTTTATTTCTTTGACATCACTGTGAGCCTCCTTTTGCATGTTGAGCAAAGCATCCATCTTAGCACTCAAGTCATCACCACCGGTTTGGTTGTTTGACCCACTTCCATTACCGCCTTGGTtgttgtaattcttttggtacccaccttggtacccttggttgtaattcCGTTGGTAGCCTCCTTGGTTGCCACCTTGGCGGTTTTGGTATGATGACccacttcctccttgattacccgattggaaattcgggttcatttgatttgaagcattgccataccgaaagttggggtgatttctcaaacccggatggtaagtgttggagttcatgtcatattgttttctatctccatacacttggtTGACTTCTTCGGTGTAACCACTCGAACCCATTGAACATTGCTCGGTCGCATGCCCAATATCCCCACATTCTTCACAAACCGCAAACTGAACCGCGTtcacctctttcttctttttcagttgagctatttcccgttctaaggtggaaatccggtccttggaatcgagatcgggaagtgaccgggaaactggatgtctttttgctctatcggccgattctttttctttggatcgtttgctcatcctttccaaaaattcccaatcatcATCCTCGTGATTGCTCAAGAGTGTACCGTTACTTGTTGTCTCGAGACGATTCCAAGTTgcatcatccaaaccccgtacaaagcatttcaccaactcccatttttctatttggtgatgtgggcatctcctcattagctctttgaatcgggtaaatgcttcatgtaaaggctcacttgaaagttgacgaaatgaccgaatttcatctctcgcatcgtcggtctttgccatagaatagtattcgtccaaaaatgcttgttgcatttgttcccaagttcgaatactattggccggaagtgtaaggaaccactgttttgccttgtctttcaacgaaaattgaaataaccgaagcttcacttcctctagtgcgaaattatgccctccaatagtatcacaaatggaAGAAAACTCCGTTAAATGCGTGTACGGCTCATCATTGGACCTCCCGTTgaaatgaggaagtatgttgatgtaatgcggcttgcaatcaaacatcctcctttcgcatactatcggagaattattctcggtcactatcggtcggaaacggtcatttactccccgtggaggttgttgacgacgttgtggcccattaacttcttgatcgaccggtcttcgattatcccttcTCTCACCTCTTTGATCCCCCCTTCGATTATCCcttgggttaccacctcccacgaaacgaggaatccggttagggtttacattgttgttgttgttcttgttgttgtaaaacccatcattccggttccgttggttgttgttttgtggttgacggttgttcccataaccatcGTTTCTTCCACCTCCGTAACCGTATTCATCTTCCCCAACATAATTGGCGTTTTGGTAACCAATTTCCTCATCGTCATACCTTCTAGCATTGTAGACGTTTCCTCTATTCACGTAGCCCCAATCTTCATTATCATTAGCTCGATCATCGTAAtaccccccatcgtccgaattttccgtatggaTGCTTACGTGTTCCggtgattgataaccgggaacactatacggttcatcatcggggattgcattccttaaatcgtcgatgttgaaaaacgggtcttcattcgcgggattgccgcgatcacggttacctctacgatcggagttgacattccgatcatcaaggttgataggtaacgatgcttgtcggtgaaggggttgttgttgaggtgttcgttgggtgttgttgatGTTTTGGTTTTGGAAAGGTGGAGTAGGTGGTCTtgcgttggtgttaccacccggttgttcttggggtataggttgggtgttttgagcgggataaaaggttcctcgagattggaattgatttggatGGAGGTTTTGGTTGGGGTTAAAGTCTTGGTTGGAgttgtggtttgccattgaatcggtttcaatggtcggtgtgagtggtggtgtttggttggtttgattagaagcaagagttgcttctaaccggcttgctaggttccttcttgcaagtctttcaatttccggttcgtagactaaaggtgaagtcctcccggaatttcgtgtacgcatgcactacctgtaacctgcacaagtaacacaccccgcgtaacaaggaaaaagacaatacaaaaagaaagctaaacaagttaaacagttaatcacaaaaaattcaaacaatattcaaacacaaagcgcacgcactccccggcagcggcgccaaaatttgatcggagtgtcgcgctccggtcaaagataatatttataagcccaaattacccttaacaatgtgttagtggtagtaaggggtcgatccacgaagagtatgtggtttgtgtatggattcgaatgaattataaacaattgtcacaatttatgaagcttgctaaagtatttttgagttttcgtttaATTGAAAGATGTGAAATTTGATTACTGAAATTGAATTTCTTAATTAACAACTACTACGTAACGATTGCAAAAGTTTCTGGATATGAAAACAATAATATTAAAagggaatcacacccggtttcggtaattatcaacctaggatttctacaagttctagtttcaactcaaatgcatttgattaacggatttagtgtaccgtgacttaggtgctactaactatcaacgccctgaagaacggacaaaaagacactttgtaatcaacacaagtaaatcctaacaatgacaatgtacaattacatatcaccgtttcgcgaagtcataacttttaacatcgctcgacaattcacgaattcgtaacaaatgtaatactattgtcaagagtttcaaaaaccaaatacaaattgtcactaagtcaaaacaagaacaattcaaaaccctagaattaacaactacctacaccggggtgaaaccgagatgattagccgctcatgattgaagaagcttgatcaccggatgtttggaatgcggaaggattcatcttgaagcttgattggatggagaattgatggatGTTGAAGGTTTGGTGAAGAATAATAATGAGATGGATGATggatggagaattagggtttaatGGAGGAATTGGGGATGATTGATGGTGATGAGTCTTGGTTGTAGAGATGATGATAGATGGAATGGTTGGTGAATGATGGTGAATAAGGCTCCAAAAACAAGATTCAAACTCCTCCAAAAGTGTAACTCCCGTATTGGTTGGTCAACCAACCTTTTTGATTCGTTCCAACACCCCAAAACCCCAAATGTCGCGTTTCAGGTTTTGATgaaccgtcgccgacggtggatGTGTCCGTCGGCGACGGTGTGTGGAAGTTTGAGAGTGGCCGACGGCCTAATTCGCTGTCTACGGAGAAAATCAGGCTACGGTCATATGTGcaaaccgtcggcgacggcccctatGGGCGTCGGTGACGGTGCCCAGATGTTGGGTTTTCTGTTTTTTTCGCGTTCCTTGCTTCCGGTTGACCCGTGTCGCTTCCCGGTGGTCCCGTTTTCgctccggtgacccgtaaagctcccgaaaagctccttaaactccagtaaacctgcaaaacacaaatctaatcaagagtaggcaattcgaaactaaaacttgtgtaaaaacatcaaattaaacaattacaatcaccagttttcaaccacgtatcagtTAACAGCCTTAACAGGCACCTGTCCACGTTTTCTGATACTGGGctgctctcgcgggccgcgtaacccTTAAGGgtttcttacgcgggccgcctggcctgcTATGACCAgtcaaacaagtttcaaactttgcacttttggtccctggtcctttgtaacgtggttttaagtcctatttttgcacttttgaccTCTTAACCTTACTTTTAAGGGCTTTAGGACTTTTACTAACttagttaagtccttgactaactttGAGATCATCCATAAGGCcttagaattcaatgttgacgcttttaacccctcgtacacgaatttgatcataactttctcatacgataacgaaactttatgaaatttttaccacatattctagtgagcataatttacctttaaaaagcttcgggtctgctaaaaggtcactcagaggtatactttgcacatgttgacacatttagcccctgtagtttgtaatttctcactttctttcacttttagcttcgtatgatccatgatttattcgtttgaaggtataaacatcttgtagggctattttttaaatataattatccatcgtcgatactttggacccttatattcacatagtttccccgtttgtcaacattagtccctataaagtattctttcacacgttcagggcttatgacacgtgttcatacattattggacataaattttcaaggtgttacagttCTGTCTTATGGTAAAGGCGTCttatggtaaatgaagaggttaattgtaattataataacgcgtttaattttatatttttcccaTGGAAATGCATTAAAAGCCTAACGAGTGTCGTGTCATATTCTTTCGTCTGACGATGTATTTAGTCATAACCGccttcattgggtatataaaatacattgggCAGAGGTTTTAATCATTACCGTTTTCGTCCATCTACTCAATCatctttaaaagtttttttttatcaatatcattacaatttcttttactttcaaagAAGCATTGGTTCACTGCAAAATGGAAAACATTGGTCGTATCAAGTGATTGTCAATTGGTTCACTGCAAAATGGGTTTCAAGTGATTGTTGATGAaattttcacaaggctctctgTAGATGATATTGGTCGTTTCAAATGTCTTTCCAAGAATTTTTATAGGGAATTGTCAAGTCATGGATTTCAAATGATGCATGCTCTCAAAAGTGGAGATTCGCTACAAAAGAAACTACTCTCCTTTAAAGACACGTCAATTGTCGTTGACGACGTAGGCGCTATAAGGTTTTGTTTGATGACTATTTCAATTACAATCATGATCGAAACTCTTATACTGGTGGAATTTATTTTGATCAATTCAATGATCTGGAAGTgctgaacatcagatgttaccgtaatGTAGTTGCTGCTCGTCtttactcacgacgtcgtgagtcatGGAGAACAACAAATTTCGGTAGCGTAAACAATTATGGTTCAAGTGGTTATTCATGGTCTACAGGATTTTATgctgataaaaccatatatttttatggtttcaaattattggtatccacTAGGTGAGAGGAACATCGTTGCTTTTGATGTTCTGAGTGAGACTTTCAGAATGCTTTGTTTTCCAGAGAGTATtgtagtcaatccttgccaagggaattttttgaccatcgcaaagaggctgcatttgattgttattggaaagtctgctgagctaactgctgatttgctcagatatgaagaagaagaaggctggatgaaggtgtttgttttcaataatcctcgtgtagttgattatgtagataggcgccgaaagactaatataattgaagacaacaagtggctgataacaagcatctggggggatatggttgaagttgatctgagcaacgaacttctgaaatacctccaacatgttgacaactacaatggtccgaaaggagctttacttatcgagacTACTGTTTCACCCATTGATTAAGAATTAGTATGCTGTATTTTATTGAATGTTGTTTGCTGTTTTgacacttgtagtttttatataattagttatgttaaaattattaaccatgtttgttatttaaattaagtaaatgaATATTTATGTTTGAGAGTgaaaaagcttgtaatattggcaaaggtctgtttaaaTGATTAAAGCTCTGTTAttgtgaacagatgtttgaaaataaaacagtggttgatacatctgttgactttggtcaacagatggatgactaaatgaatgttgtttcGCCCATTGATTAGGAATTAGTATGTTGTATTCTATTGATTGTTGTTTGCTgttttgaactttgtttattatatagttacctctgtttgacacttgtagtttttatataattagttgtgttaaaattattaaccatgtttgttatttaaattaagtaaataaatatttaggtttgagagtgtaaaagcttgtaatattgacAAAGGTctatttaaatgatcaaagctctgttattgggaacagatgtttgaaaataaaacagtggttgatacatctgttgactttggtcaacagatggatttgagagtgtaaaagcttgtaatattggcaaaggtctgtttaaatgatcaaagctctgttattgggaacagatgtttaaaaataaaatagtggttgatacatctgttgactttggtcaacagatggatttgagagtgtaaaagcttgtaatattagcaaaggtctgtttaaatgatcaaagctctgttattaggaacagatgtttgaaaataaaacagtggttgatacatctgttgactttggtcaacagatggatttgagagtgtaaaagcttgtaatattggcaaaagtctgtttaaatgatcaaagctttgttattgggaacagatgttcgaaaataaaacagtggttgatacatctgttgactttggtcaacagatggatgaacttTGTATGTTGTTTCGCCCATTGATTAGGAATTAGTATGTTGTATTCTATTGATTGTTCTTTGTTgttttgaactttgtttattatatagttacctctgtttgacgcttgtagtttttatataattagttgtgttaaaattattaaccatgttttttatttaaattaactaaataaatatttaggtttgaAAGTGTAAAATCTTGTAATATTGGCCAAGGTCTGTTTAAAttatcaaagctctgttattgtgAACAgatatttgaaaataaaacagtggttgatacatctgttgactttggtcaacataTGGATGAACTTTGTATGCTGTTTTGCCCATTGATTAGGAATTAGTATGCTGTATTTTATCGAATGATGTTTGTTgttttgaactttgtttattaTACAGTTACCTCTATTTgacacttgtagtttttatataattagttatgTTAAAATTACTAACAatatttgttatttaaattaactaaataaatatttaggtttgagagtgtaaaagcgtgtaatattggcaaaggtctgtttaaattatcaaagctctgttattgtgaacagatgtttgaaaataaaacagtggttgatacatcggttgactttggtcaacagatggatgaaaacagatgtttggaacTACTGTTGAGATAAAGCAGAGTGTTGTGGCgaaaactgtggttgaaaccattgttgggttaaaacggttttttaaaaccactgttgggttaaattagtgttttgtggaggttgaaggaACATGTTTGAATACAAATGTTATTTCGTTTACAAAAgattaataaattgtatatttttgtattttttatactctaaactttaagtatttaccaattgacttatttatttattttatttataagtctatataaatataactatattCATCATTTAtatatgttatgcatggttttttAAGAAACGATCCGtatttgcacacgggtcttaccgctagttatAATAAAAGAGTCTTTCTAATGCCACATGTCATTTGATTATGATAATTGATAAATGAGTTCATCTAATGCCACATAGCATTTTCTCCATCAATTTagtaaaaatattattaaatatcAAATAATCTAATATTTCTATACATactagtgggaatgcccgcgcgttgcggcgggtgtCCGAACTCATATCAGATTCAATTATGATGCCTATTGCGGACCAAAACCCATTACGGGTATCTAACACTTTTTTCCATTCAACAAAAAAAATAGGCGTAGAAGTTTGTATTCCACATACTATGCATAAaatagacctggcaaacgggtccgggtcagaacgggttgtTTTGgctcgggttcgggtcaaaacggtcaactataaaaaagggttgttttgactcgggtcgaaacgggtccaGGTCAGAACAGGTTTCGGATCGGGTCGGGTCagttttttttaacaatataACTTTGTAAAACTCCGAATGTGAGTAACTTTCACTTAATGAACCATGATTTCAAGCTACATCCAAGTAAACAAATACACATCAGTCATGATTTCAAGCTACATCTAACTAAAACAGATACTCCATTTGACAGTTTTACATGCAACCCACATGATCATCAATAACAATTATATATTATAGTCTTGCTTCTTGTTGGTGTGCATCATTGTATAAAGCTAGCTGCAAATATGTACAACAAGAGGAGCAAGTGGTTAATATTATTTATGTACACTACACACTATACAATTGTAGGAACATCAGAATGCATTAATAGAAATTGAATCATATGATGCGGGAATATCAGTCCCATTTTACCATAAATCAGGCGAACAAGCGACTCTAAATTGTGTATGATAAAATGACAGAAGATATCATTTGCAATATCTAATTTCGAAATATTAAACAATACCATATTTATAAACTTATGCAAGCGTTACAAGCCCATTTTAAACCAACCCATTTCGACCTATACATAAAgttacccattttgacccattaaccAACCACTAACACACATGTTCCACCTCAACCTTTCTTCAGTATTCAACGGATAATTTGGCTCAAAGTCACACAATTTCACAAAAAAAGGAACCCCATTTTGTGTAACCAAACGGTGATCCTAAACATAAGTTCTGGAAAGCGAATACACAGTCTCGTTCGAAGGCAAAAAGCATCACAAGCACCGGTAACAACGTAATCAAAGTCCTCATATCAAACCCATCCGACCCATTATGACCCGCACTAAACGGTGTTGCAGCCCGCGGGTTCACCCCACCGAaaaaaaatctcctaaaaatctCCTACGCATCAACATCATCTTCGTAATAAAACCCTTACCCGTTACCGAATCCTCGACGAACATCCCGACGCCAACTCTCTTTCTCGTAAACAAGCCCATCAGACCCTTATCCGTTACTAAACCCGTAAAGATCATATTGTTTTCGACTCTCCTCATCGCTTAAACATTTAAACGCTTTCGAAACCTTCTTAAACGCCTCGTCTGAACCGGTGCCTTATTCTTATCAGGATGAACTTTCAATGACAGTTTCCTATAAGCCTTTTTAACATCATCAAAAGTACAATTTTTATCCACCCCTAAGACAATTTCACTCACAATTGTTATCTGCTCCTGTGTACACAAACCCGGACCAGAAACTGAGCCCGAAACTGAACCTGAACGTTTAGAAATTTGTCTTAAATATGTAATTATGGAGATTTAAAAGGCAAGAAAGGTGAAAGGCTTACAGAAGTTGATCTTCGGATTATTTTGTATGCCATTCACAAGTTTTGGACCAATGTTTGAATCCACAAAGATTGTACTGAGCAGTGTAAACAGAAGCTGCAGCCAAGAGTGATGGCGCGAATTTGACCACCTCATATTCCACGAGGCAAAAATCCACCTATAATTGACATTTGGACGATTTTTGAATCTGATTGAGCCGCCTTGAGATATCTTTTGGAAAAAACATATGGGGTTGGAACTCTAACGTGTGCAGCATTAGATTTTCatgaaaaaaaaagataaaaaacaaATTTTTAGATATTAACAAcatcaaaatcaacaaaaaaacatataaaaacccaaaatcaacaaaaaaaaaaaatacaaaagagACTAAAACAATCATGACCCATGATTTTATTCATCTAAAAAAGTCAACCCTAAACCGCACTCACTCAATTTTGTGTATCCCTGAACacaacccgtttaacccattta from Helianthus annuus cultivar XRQ/B chromosome 10, HanXRQr2.0-SUNRISE, whole genome shotgun sequence harbors:
- the LOC110886491 gene encoding uncharacterized protein LOC110886491, which translates into the protein MLICEKDPYPPSYCLQESFYYRMMTRTAYNRSSNPICFFQKISQGGSIRFKNRPNVNYRWIFASWNMRWSNSRHHSWLQLLFTLLSTIFVDSNIGPKLVNGIQNNPKINFCSVSGSVSGPGLCTQEQITILALYNDAHQQEARL